The following proteins are encoded in a genomic region of Poecilia reticulata strain Guanapo linkage group LG11, Guppy_female_1.0+MT, whole genome shotgun sequence:
- the LOC103472798 gene encoding venom phosphodiesterase 2 isoform X1 — MDWVLWLQKNKKKIIIGVVAAAIVTLILGLGLGLGLRKDKPEVQQWECSRKRCGEKRQAENKCHCDNGCLSAGDCCTNYKHVCHGETEWVEDQCDDLSAPKCPEGFKRQPLLLVSLDGLRAGYLQTWSDVIPVLNKLKSCGTSTPYMQAAFPSKTFPNHYTIVTGLYPESNGLIDNNMYDPVFNASFSLGNDEKNNPAWYLGQPIWETAMHQGLKSGTFFWPGSDVKINGSFPDIYKPYDANVPFEERVFTILKWLQLPDNERPDFYTLYLEEPDKSGHNFGPVGAGISTAIQGVDKIMGQLMNGLKQIDLHRCLNIIVVADHGMEEISCDRKEVMQELVGDISNYFVNEGPFGRIRSRNEDFVLDSAGLVANMSCKKPDQKITPYLKSNLPKRLHYVNSRRIEDVTVLVEPKWQFERSSGSLTFCSGGNHGYDNDVESMHAMFLSYGPKFQQKTSIEPFANIELYNLMCDVLEISPYDNNGTHGSMNHVLSKTFYNPTHPEEQSKPTQCPFISLTPEDELGCECPALTGPEINSRLNLTLEEKSASERKHTLFGRPQMLQPDSGYCVLHQEGFISGYSHEVLMPLWSSFTIDKPVSVLTNLDPLPPVMSNCLRADVRLPEHQSPRCDQFEAASNLTHAFLYPPNLSITEEQQYDALIMSNVAPMYPAFKRIWDYLHNTLLKKYASIYNGINVVTGPVFDYNYDGRYDSTEQMQLFVPGTNISIPTHYFVVLTSCKNAGQPVSACGGELQTASFLLPHRADNTERCKKCLTLSIELLILLSSWLADGVASSLTFEVTDPMTGNPLLCDRCPPGTFLRARCSSIKKSECAPCPQGSFTELWNYIGRCLRCAVCGRNQVVKKECTADSDRQCECKQGYFYRQDYDMCVRHRECPSGQGALTKGTAEKDTECSVCSEGSFSDISSAHQNCTQHKNCSDAGLQSVLRGSTWHDSVCANCQQLKDGAEYLKEIIPSFFIHHKMNIKRLRRIVLQLPSEDGRKPRESLGLHFSELHSRICSWVSSATAAQIQQLPDIVNRTGATAASEKLQSKINSIQAHLTEHCHSEILGNDILS, encoded by the exons TCCAACAGTGGGAATGTTCGAGAAAACGCTGTGGTGAAAAGAGGCAGGCGGAGAACAAATGTCACTGCGACAATGGTTGTCTGTCTGCAGGAGATTGCTGCACCAACTACAAACACGTTTGTCATG GAGAAACAGAGTGGGTAGAGGACCAATGTGACGACTTGTCAGCTCCTAAATGTCCTGAAGG cTTTAAGCGACagccgctgctgctggtgtcTCTGGATGGACTAAGGGCTGGATACCTGCAGACATGGAGTGATGTCATCCCTGTCTTGAACAAACTCA AAAGCTGTGGAACATCGACTCCCTACATGCAGGCAGCATTTCCAAGCAAGACTTTTCCGAATCACTACACAATTGTTACG GGTTTGTATCCAGAATCCAACGGTTTGATTGACAACAATATGTACGATCCAGTGTTTAATGCCTCGTTCAGCCTGGGCAATGATGAGAAAAACAACCCAGCCTGGTACCTTGGACAACCT ATTTGGGAAACAGCTATGCATCAAGGTCTAAAATCTGGGACCTTTTTCTGGCCAGGATCGGATGTCAAAATCAACGGAAGTTTTCCTGACATCTACAAGCCGTATGATGC aaatgtgcCGTTTGAAGAAAGAGTATTTACAATTCTGAAGTGGCTGCAGCTGCCAGATAATGAAAG GCCTGATTTCTACACACTCTATCTGGAGGAACCTGATAAATCCGGTCACAACTTTGGTCCTGTCGGCGCAGGG ataagCACAGCAATCCAGGGAGTGGATAAAATAATGGGTCAGCTCATGAATGGCCTCAAGCAAATTGACCTGCATCGCTGTCTCAACATCATTGTTGTTGCTGATCATG GTATGGAGGAGATCAGCTGCGACAGAAAGGAGGTGATGCAGGAGCTGGTGGGAGACATCAGTAATTATTTTGTGAACGAGGGGCCATTTGGACGCATCAGATCCAGGAATGAAGACTTTGTRT TGGACTCTGCTGGACTTGTTGCTAATATGAGT TGCAAGAAGCCGGACCAGAAGATCACACCGTACTTGAAGTCCAACCTACCAAAGCGGCTCCACTACGTTAACAGTCGGCGTATTGAAGATGTCACTGTCCTGGTGGAGCCAAAATGGCAGTTTGAGAG ATCTTCAGGATCACTTACATTCTGCTCAGGTGGGAATCACGGCTATGACAACGATGTTGAGAGCATGCAT gCAATGTTTCTCAGCTATGGACCAAAGTTTCAGCAAAAAACCTCCATTGAACCCTTTGCTAACATCGAGCTCTACAACTTAATGTGTG ATGTGCTAGAGATCTCTCCATATGACAACAACGGCACCCATGGCAGCATGAATCACGTTCTTAGCAAGACGTTTTACAACCCGACTCACCCTGAGGAGCAAAGTAAGCCGACTCAGTGCCCGTTCATCAGTCTAACTCCTGAAGACGAGCTGGGATGCGAATGCCCAGCCCTG ACTGGACCTGAAATTAACAGCCGTTTGAACTTGACTTTAGAGGAAA AATCTGCTTCAGAGAGGAAGCACACGCTGTTTGGTCGTCCCCAAATGCTGCAGCCTGACAGCGGTTATTGCGTCCTCCACCAAGAAGGATTCATCAGCGGCTACAGCCATGAAGTCCTCATGCCTCTCTGGAGCTCATTCACCATCGACAAACCTGTGAGTGTTTTG aCCAACTTGGACCCATTACCACCAGTAATGTCCAACTGTTTGAGGGCTGATGTGAGATTGCCAGAACACCAGAGCCCCAGATGTGATCAGTTTGAAGCAGCTAGCAATTTGACTCATGCTTTCCTGTACCCACCAA ACCTAAGTATAACGGAGGAACAGCAGTACGATGCCTTAATAATGAGCAATGTTGCCCCGATGTACCCTGCATTTAAGA ggaTTTGGGATTACCTCCACAACACTTTGTTAAAGAAATATGCTTCCATATACAATGGCATTAATGTGGTGACTGGACCAGTCTTTGATTACAATTATGATGGCAGATATGACTCTACAGAGCAGATGCAGTT GTTTGTACCTGGAACCAACATATCGATCCCCACTCATTACTTTGTGGTGTTAACAAGCTGCAAGAACGCAGGACAGCCAGTGAGCGCTTGTGGTGGTGAACTGCAGACTGCATCTTTCCTCCTTCCCCACAGAGCTGACAACACGGAAAGATGCAAA AAGTGTTTAACCCTCTCAATCGAGCTGCtcatcctcctctcctcctggcTGGCGGACGGCGTCGCCTCCTCGCTGACCTTCGAAGTCACCGACCCGATGACCGGCAACCCGCTGCTCTGTGACCGCTGCCCGCCGGGAACCTTCCTGCGCGCCAGATGCTCCTCCATCAAAAAGAGCGAGTGCGCTCCGTGTCCACAGGGCTCCTTCACGGAGCTCTGGAACTACATCGGGAGATGTTTGCGCTGCGCAGTCTGCGGGCGGAACCAGGTGGTGAAGAAGGAATGCACCGCAGACAGCGACCGTCAGTGCGAGTGCAAGCAGGGTTACTTCTACCGTCAGGACTACGACATGTGCGTCCGACACAGAGAGTGTCCCTCTGGGCAGGGAGCGCTCACCAAAG GTACAGCCGAGAAAGACACGGAGTGCAGCGTCTGCTCTGAAGGCTCMTTCTCTGACATTTCCTCCGCTCATCAAAACTGCACTCAGCACAAGAACTGCAGCGATGCGGGACTGCAGTCAGTGCTGAGAGGATCCACCTGGCATGACAGTGTGTGTGCAAACTGTCAACAGctcaaag ATGGAGCCGAATACCTCAAAGAAATCATCCCATCTTTTTTCATTCACCACAAAATGAACATCAAACGCCTGCGACGAATTGTACTCCAGCTCCCGTCTGAGGACGGCAGAAAACCAAGAGAGTCTCTGGGGCTCCACTTCTCCGAACTCCATTCACGCATTTGCAGTTGGGTGTCATCGGCCACAGCGGCACAAATTCAGCAGCTTCCAGACATAGTGAATAGAACAGGAGCAACTGCTGCTAGCGAGAAGCTACAGAGCAAGATCAACAGCATTCARGCACATCTGACAGAGCACTGTCATTCTGAGATCTTGGGTAATGATATCTTAAGCTAA
- the LOC103472798 gene encoding venom phosphodiesterase 2 isoform X2: MDWVLWLQKNKKKIIIGVVAAAIVTLILGLGLGLGLRKDKPEVQQWECSRKRCGEKRQAENKCHCDNGCLSAGDCCTNYKHVCHGETEWVEDQCDDLSAPKCPEGFKRQPLLLVSLDGLRAGYLQTWSDVIPVLNKLKSCGTSTPYMQAAFPSKTFPNHYTIVTGLYPESNGLIDNNMYDPVFNASFSLGNDEKNNPAWYLGQPIWETAMHQGLKSGTFFWPGSDVKINGSFPDIYKPYDANVPFEERVFTILKWLQLPDNERPDFYTLYLEEPDKSGHNFGPVGAGISTAIQGVDKIMGQLMNGLKQIDLHRCLNIIVVADHGMEEISCDRKEVMQELVGDISNYFVNEGPFGRIRSRNEDFVLDSAGLVANMSCKKPDQKITPYLKSNLPKRLHYVNSRRIEDVTVLVEPKWQFERSSGSLTFCSGGNHGYDNDVESMHAMFLSYGPKFQQKTSIEPFANIELYNLMCDVLEISPYDNNGTHGSMNHVLSKTFYNPTHPEEQSKPTQCPFISLTPEDELGCECPALTGPEINSRLNLTLEEKSASERKHTLFGRPQMLQPDSGYCVLHQEGFISGYSHEVLMPLWSSFTIDKPTNLDPLPPVMSNCLRADVRLPEHQSPRCDQFEAASNLTHAFLYPPNLSITEEQQYDALIMSNVAPMYPAFKRIWDYLHNTLLKKYASIYNGINVVTGPVFDYNYDGRYDSTEQMQLFVPGTNISIPTHYFVVLTSCKNAGQPVSACGGELQTASFLLPHRADNTERCKKCLTLSIELLILLSSWLADGVASSLTFEVTDPMTGNPLLCDRCPPGTFLRARCSSIKKSECAPCPQGSFTELWNYIGRCLRCAVCGRNQVVKKECTADSDRQCECKQGYFYRQDYDMCVRHRECPSGQGALTKGTAEKDTECSVCSEGSFSDISSAHQNCTQHKNCSDAGLQSVLRGSTWHDSVCANCQQLKDGAEYLKEIIPSFFIHHKMNIKRLRRIVLQLPSEDGRKPRESLGLHFSELHSRICSWVSSATAAQIQQLPDIVNRTGATAASEKLQSKINSIQAHLTEHCHSEILGNDILS; the protein is encoded by the exons TCCAACAGTGGGAATGTTCGAGAAAACGCTGTGGTGAAAAGAGGCAGGCGGAGAACAAATGTCACTGCGACAATGGTTGTCTGTCTGCAGGAGATTGCTGCACCAACTACAAACACGTTTGTCATG GAGAAACAGAGTGGGTAGAGGACCAATGTGACGACTTGTCAGCTCCTAAATGTCCTGAAGG cTTTAAGCGACagccgctgctgctggtgtcTCTGGATGGACTAAGGGCTGGATACCTGCAGACATGGAGTGATGTCATCCCTGTCTTGAACAAACTCA AAAGCTGTGGAACATCGACTCCCTACATGCAGGCAGCATTTCCAAGCAAGACTTTTCCGAATCACTACACAATTGTTACG GGTTTGTATCCAGAATCCAACGGTTTGATTGACAACAATATGTACGATCCAGTGTTTAATGCCTCGTTCAGCCTGGGCAATGATGAGAAAAACAACCCAGCCTGGTACCTTGGACAACCT ATTTGGGAAACAGCTATGCATCAAGGTCTAAAATCTGGGACCTTTTTCTGGCCAGGATCGGATGTCAAAATCAACGGAAGTTTTCCTGACATCTACAAGCCGTATGATGC aaatgtgcCGTTTGAAGAAAGAGTATTTACAATTCTGAAGTGGCTGCAGCTGCCAGATAATGAAAG GCCTGATTTCTACACACTCTATCTGGAGGAACCTGATAAATCCGGTCACAACTTTGGTCCTGTCGGCGCAGGG ataagCACAGCAATCCAGGGAGTGGATAAAATAATGGGTCAGCTCATGAATGGCCTCAAGCAAATTGACCTGCATCGCTGTCTCAACATCATTGTTGTTGCTGATCATG GTATGGAGGAGATCAGCTGCGACAGAAAGGAGGTGATGCAGGAGCTGGTGGGAGACATCAGTAATTATTTTGTGAACGAGGGGCCATTTGGACGCATCAGATCCAGGAATGAAGACTTTGTRT TGGACTCTGCTGGACTTGTTGCTAATATGAGT TGCAAGAAGCCGGACCAGAAGATCACACCGTACTTGAAGTCCAACCTACCAAAGCGGCTCCACTACGTTAACAGTCGGCGTATTGAAGATGTCACTGTCCTGGTGGAGCCAAAATGGCAGTTTGAGAG ATCTTCAGGATCACTTACATTCTGCTCAGGTGGGAATCACGGCTATGACAACGATGTTGAGAGCATGCAT gCAATGTTTCTCAGCTATGGACCAAAGTTTCAGCAAAAAACCTCCATTGAACCCTTTGCTAACATCGAGCTCTACAACTTAATGTGTG ATGTGCTAGAGATCTCTCCATATGACAACAACGGCACCCATGGCAGCATGAATCACGTTCTTAGCAAGACGTTTTACAACCCGACTCACCCTGAGGAGCAAAGTAAGCCGACTCAGTGCCCGTTCATCAGTCTAACTCCTGAAGACGAGCTGGGATGCGAATGCCCAGCCCTG ACTGGACCTGAAATTAACAGCCGTTTGAACTTGACTTTAGAGGAAA AATCTGCTTCAGAGAGGAAGCACACGCTGTTTGGTCGTCCCCAAATGCTGCAGCCTGACAGCGGTTATTGCGTCCTCCACCAAGAAGGATTCATCAGCGGCTACAGCCATGAAGTCCTCATGCCTCTCTGGAGCTCATTCACCATCGACAAACCT aCCAACTTGGACCCATTACCACCAGTAATGTCCAACTGTTTGAGGGCTGATGTGAGATTGCCAGAACACCAGAGCCCCAGATGTGATCAGTTTGAAGCAGCTAGCAATTTGACTCATGCTTTCCTGTACCCACCAA ACCTAAGTATAACGGAGGAACAGCAGTACGATGCCTTAATAATGAGCAATGTTGCCCCGATGTACCCTGCATTTAAGA ggaTTTGGGATTACCTCCACAACACTTTGTTAAAGAAATATGCTTCCATATACAATGGCATTAATGTGGTGACTGGACCAGTCTTTGATTACAATTATGATGGCAGATATGACTCTACAGAGCAGATGCAGTT GTTTGTACCTGGAACCAACATATCGATCCCCACTCATTACTTTGTGGTGTTAACAAGCTGCAAGAACGCAGGACAGCCAGTGAGCGCTTGTGGTGGTGAACTGCAGACTGCATCTTTCCTCCTTCCCCACAGAGCTGACAACACGGAAAGATGCAAA AAGTGTTTAACCCTCTCAATCGAGCTGCtcatcctcctctcctcctggcTGGCGGACGGCGTCGCCTCCTCGCTGACCTTCGAAGTCACCGACCCGATGACCGGCAACCCGCTGCTCTGTGACCGCTGCCCGCCGGGAACCTTCCTGCGCGCCAGATGCTCCTCCATCAAAAAGAGCGAGTGCGCTCCGTGTCCACAGGGCTCCTTCACGGAGCTCTGGAACTACATCGGGAGATGTTTGCGCTGCGCAGTCTGCGGGCGGAACCAGGTGGTGAAGAAGGAATGCACCGCAGACAGCGACCGTCAGTGCGAGTGCAAGCAGGGTTACTTCTACCGTCAGGACTACGACATGTGCGTCCGACACAGAGAGTGTCCCTCTGGGCAGGGAGCGCTCACCAAAG GTACAGCCGAGAAAGACACGGAGTGCAGCGTCTGCTCTGAAGGCTCMTTCTCTGACATTTCCTCCGCTCATCAAAACTGCACTCAGCACAAGAACTGCAGCGATGCGGGACTGCAGTCAGTGCTGAGAGGATCCACCTGGCATGACAGTGTGTGTGCAAACTGTCAACAGctcaaag ATGGAGCCGAATACCTCAAAGAAATCATCCCATCTTTTTTCATTCACCACAAAATGAACATCAAACGCCTGCGACGAATTGTACTCCAGCTCCCGTCTGAGGACGGCAGAAAACCAAGAGAGTCTCTGGGGCTCCACTTCTCCGAACTCCATTCACGCATTTGCAGTTGGGTGTCATCGGCCACAGCGGCACAAATTCAGCAGCTTCCAGACATAGTGAATAGAACAGGAGCAACTGCTGCTAGCGAGAAGCTACAGAGCAAGATCAACAGCATTCARGCACATCTGACAGAGCACTGTCATTCTGAGATCTTGGGTAATGATATCTTAAGCTAA